TGTTTATAGCTGTTTTCATGTTAATTCCCTCCTGTTGCAAATGTCATGATTTTTTCTTGTGTTGCTTCTTCCTTCATTAATTCTCCTGTAATTCTACCTTCATGAACAACGAGGATACGATCGCTCATGCCAAGTACTTCAGGAAGCTCAGATGAGACCATAATAATGGCAACACCTCTGTCTGTTAGTTCATTCATTAACTGGTAAATTTCACGTTTCGCGCCAACGTCGACTCCTCGCGTTGGCTCATCTAAAATTAACACTTTTGGACCGATACCAACCCATTTAGCAATAACTACTTTTTGCTGGTTTCCACCAGAAAGGTTTTTCGCACTTGTTTTTCCTGATTCTGTTTTGATTTGTAAGCGCTTAATTAATAGGTCGACAAATTCACTCTCTGTCTTATCATCAATGAGCCCTTTTTTAGAAAAGCTTTTTAAGTTCGGCAACGCCATGTTATCCCGAATCGAAAAATCTAAAATAAGCCCTTCTGTTTTACGGTCTTCAGTAATAAATCCAATTCCTAGTTTGACGGCTTCATATGGGTTTTTAATCGATACTTTCTGACCATTCACTAATATCTCGCCATCGTCTAATTTATCTAATCCAAACAAGGCTCGCATAATCTCGGTTCGGCCTGCTCCCATCAACCCTGATACTCCAACGATTTCGCCTGCTTTCACAGAAAAACTTACCTTTTGAAAAGCTCCATTTCTCGTAGCATTGCGAACTTCTAACACCTTTTCACCAAGCGTTGGTGCTCGTTCTGGAAAACGATCAGTTAATTCGCGTCCAACCATCTTCTGGACAACCTCATCAAAGTTCGTTTCCCTAATTGCCTTCGTATCAACGGTTTTACCATCTCGCATTACTGTAATGCGATCACAAATGGTGAAAATCTCTTCCATCCGGTGCGAAATATAGACAATGGAAACTCCCTCTTTTCTAAGAGCATTGATTACTTCAAAAAGTTTCTGAATCTCACGTTCTGTTAATGCAGCAGTTGGCTCATCCATGATAATGACTTTTGCATTTGTCATTAGTGCTTTAGCAATTTCAATCATTTGCTGCTGACCAACTGAACAAAGCCCTGCTTCTTGCTCCAGTGGAATTGTAACCGAAAGTTTTTCAAACTGCTTTTTTGATAGCGATTTCATTTCTTTCATCTTTAAAAACCCAAGCGGTGTTTTCAGCTCTTTTCCAATAAATAAGTTATCGAGTACAGTCATATCTGGCCAAACATTTAACTCTTGATGAATAAACGCAATACCATACTGCTCTGCTTCTTTTGGACTCTTAAAATATGTCTCTTTTCCATCAATGAAAATGGTTCCTTGATCACGTTTATGAAGACCCGTTAAGATGTTCATCATTGTCGATTTTCCAGCTCCGTTCTCACCCATCAAAGCGTGAACTTCACCTTCTTTCAATTCGAAATCTACTCCTGACAACACTTGGTTTGTTCCAAATGCTTTATGAATTCCATTCATTTTAATATGCATAACGCTCACCTCTTTCTAGAAGATTACACCTGCTTGTAAAATACAGTTAGCATATGGAGTAACTTCACCTGTTCGAATAACGGCTTTGACGTTGTTTGTTAAATGTTTGAACTCTTCATGAGAAACTTCTTGAATATCCGTGTTAGTGAACCTCTCTTGCATATACTGCATAACATCCTGGTTTTGAGTACTCATCTCACTTGCAATTGTCACTTTTTCAACGACCATATCATCCGTAACCGCATTCACCACATCTCTGTAGCTTGGCACACCTAATGTAAGAGCTAGATCAATACGAGGTACATGATCTGGAATGGGAAGACCTGCATCGGCAATAGCGATGAGGTCTGTATGTCCTAGATCTGCGAGCACTTTTGAGATATGGCTATTTAATATTCCTTTTCGTTTCATAGCGCTCCCTCCACTTCTTCTCGCGTTGGCATACCACCTTGTGCTCCAAACTTTGTAACAGATAAGGATGCAGCACGATTAGCAAATTGTAAACTTTCTTCAATGTTTTTTCCTTCTACTAAGGCTACAGCTAGTGCTGCATTGAATGTATCTCCTGCCCCTGTCGTATCAACAGCGTCTACAGTATAGGATGAAACAAGGATTTCTTTCTCTCCGTCATAGTAACGAGCCCCTTGCTTTCCTTCTGTAATAAATAATTTGTTTGGATATTTTTTTAATGCTTCTTCTATACTTAAATTGTTAAATAACACTGCTGCTTCATGTTCATTTGGCGTAATATATGTGGCGCGGTTAATCACGTCTTGAGAAAGCGGGCGAGCTGGCGCTGGATTAAGGAGAAGTGGGATATTATACTCCTCACAAATGTCACTCACATATTCTACTGTTTCTTCTGGAATTTCTTGTTGAATGAGAACAATTTTAGCTTTCTTAATGTCATCAATCACACTCTTCACATATTCAGGTGTAATATAATCATTAGCTCCCTTGACAAAAACAATGCTATTATCACCTTCTGCTAATACAATATGAGCCGTTCCGCTTCCCACACCTGTAACCGGTTTCACATTGGTTACATTAACATGATTTTCTTTAAAGTTAACTAGGATTTCTTTTCCGTAGTGATCATCTCCTACACAGCCAATCATCTTTACGTTTGCTCCTAATCGAGCAGCTGCAACCGCTTGGTTTGCCCCTTTTCCCCCTGGTACTGTTTTAAATGATTCTCCAAGAACGGTCTCTCCAGCCCCTGGCCGTATTGCAGATGTTACAACTAAGTCCATTGATGAACTTCCAATAACTACAATTTCACTCATTTACCTCAACCTCTCTTGTCGTTTCTCGTTCAATAAATGTCACAGGCATTTCAACATGATTTTGCTCAACATATTCTTTCCTCATTAACTTGATTAAGAGACAAGCAGCTTCTTTGCCCATTTCATAAGCAGGTTGTCTCATTGTTGATAGAGACGGAAAAAGCAGGCTGCTCTGCGGAATATCATCAAACCCAATGATTTGAACCTCTTTCGGAATAGACTTCCCAAGACGAAGGGCTTCATGTAAAACTGCTGTTGCCACAATATCATTACTTGCGAGGACTCCGTCTGTATCTGGGTATGTTTCAAACAATTCTTTTGCCCATTTTTTAGCTTCTTCAAAAGCAAAGGATGTTGTTCCCATCACATAAAAATCAACATTTGATTCACTCAAGTATTCTAGCGCTCCTTGAAATCGATCTTGAGCAGGCTGGATATGAGCTGGGCCTTTTAGTATAGTTATTCGTTTGCTCCCTCGTTTTACCATTTCCTTGGCTGCTGTTCTACCGCCTTCTCTTCCATCTCCATAAACTGATGGATAGTCTTTCGACGTTTGATCTAGAAACACAACTGGAATTGATAAATCTTTATAATTTGTATCACTTCTATCATTTGTAGCTGAAATAATACCAACTACGTTATTTTGAACAAATGTATGAATATAATCGAGTTCTTTTTCAGGCTGTTCATCGCTATTTCCAAACAATAAGCGAAACCCTTCTTTTTGTATTTCATCTTCTACCCCTCGTGCTAGTTGTGGGAAGAATGGGTTTGTAATGTCTGGCAGCAATAAGCCAATCAGCTTTGACTTCTTTTTATAAAGGGAGCGGGCTACTTCATTGGGGCTATAATTGAGCTCTTCCATGGCAGTTTCCACTCGTTTTCTTGTATCTTCATGGACATATCCATTTTCATTTAGAACACGAGATACGGTAGCAACTGATACACCTGCTACTTTCGCTACATCTCGAATTGTTGCCATTTGCTCCCCTCCTCTAAGTTTATGTAACCGTTTACACAAATAGAATACCACGAACTTATTGATTATACAAGAATAAAATTTATGTGTTTGCGAGCAAGATAATAGAAAAAGGGTTCTCCAAGGTTCAGGCAACCTTGGAGAACCCTTTCCCCAGACAGCTAAATTATACTTTTCCTACACTTAATTTACATCTAATAGTGGACGGTCAGCAAAGTCTACCCATACAGATCCGTTTTCTGCTGAGCGTACACAATTTTCAAGCCAGCGAATTCCGTCAATTCCAGCATCGATATCAGGATAAACTAAGCTTCTTAGTGTTTCTTCATCATCATGATTTTTCGCATCAATTGCCATTGCAAATTTCAAATATATATTTGCCCATGACTCTGATAAACCTTCTGTATGAAGAGCCCCCAATCGTTCGTCAGCATTACACTGCTCATCAAGGTATGGCATCGCACGAATTAAAGTTTGAACAGGCTCTCCCTGTACTTCGTAGCGTAGTTCACCAGGCTTGCTGTCCCACCATTCTAGGCTTGCTTTTGAACCGACAATTCGAATTCGATGTCCATCCATGCAGCCTGCATTAACTGAAGAAGTCCAAAGTCGGCCAACAGCTCCGTTTTCGTAGTGCATGGAGACAAATGCGTTGTCCTCTAGTGGTGCTCTGCTATGAATAAAGCTTTGTCGGTCACAAAGCAATTTTTTAACTTTCATATGTGGCATAATAAGCTGAGACATATAATAAGTGTGTGTTGATAAGTCACCTAATACAAATGTTGGTCCTGCTATTTTAGGATCTACTCTCCACTTTTGAGCATCGCTAAATTTATCTGCATCTTCTGTTGAACTAAAACCGTGTGTATACTGAAGATCTACAATTCGAATATCACCGATTTTTCCTTGTTCAATCATAGCGCGCATTTGAAGTAGCATTTGATTTCCAGAGAATCCATAAGTCACACCAACAATCTTTCCTTTTTGTTCAGCAAGACGTTTAATTTCTTCTCCTTCTTCTGATGTAAAGAATAACGGCTTCTCACAAATAACATGAAGGCCAGCTTCTAACGCTGCTTTTGTAATCTCATAATGAGTTCCGTTTGGTGTAGCAATTGATACAACTTCTACACCATCTTCCAGCTTAGCTTCCTCAGCAAACATAGCTTGGTAGTTTGGATAACAGCGGGAATCTTCAACTCCAATATTTATCCCAAAATCTTTTCCACGTTCAGGATCAATATCAAAAGCTCCTGCCTTTAATATAAAAGCTGTGTTGTCACGCAAAGCCCCAATACGATGTTTATATCCAACTTGTCCAAGTCTTCCTCCACCTACCATTCCCCAGCGTAAAGGTCTTGAAATCTTTCTTTCACCATTTATCATATTAAAAACTCCTCTCATTGTTGAATTATTGAGTGAAATAAGCAAAACTGTTTATATGCAACTATAATTATAAGAATAATCTGATATTTTTCTTTAGATTATGAAGTCGATTTTTTGTCTTTTAAGGTCATTTTTTAGACTTGCTCTTCTAACATAGCTCAGTACCTAGACTTGATTTCTCCTTCTATATTCAGCAGGAGTGATGCTTGTCTCTTGTAAAAATACGCGGCAAAAATAATGGACGGAAGTAAACCCACACTCATCTGCAATAGATTGTATAGAGTGACTTGTTGAGCGAATTTTCTTTGTTGCTTCTCTAATCCTTTCATGTCGTACATAGTAAGTGTAGGGAATCCCTACTGTCTCACTAAATAAGCGCGACAAGTGGCGTGGAGAAATATGAAAGAAGCATGCTACATCATTTAGTGAAAGAGGTTGGTCCAAATTATCTTTGATAAACCTTTGAGCTTCTTCTACAATCTTTCTTCCTTTATCGTAAGAAGGCTTAGGGCGTTGATCATCTTCTATTCCACAAAATAGAGATTGCAAAGACAATATAAGCGATACACCCAGAGTGTTTAAAATATCAGCCGAAGATGTTTGCTCAGCATGCTGCATTAACGACTTCCATAGCAAAACAGTTGCATTATCCTCGCTATTTGGAATATAGATACTGTCTTCAATGGCTAATTTCTCAAAGAGAAGCTGCTGTTTTTCTGAGGTATTTTCCTTCTCTATTTCAAAGGCAACCCAAAAGAGAAATAAGTTATTTCCTTTATGAATTCTATGAAGGTGATGAGGACGCGAAAGAAAGAACGTTCCTTTCTCAAGAAGAAAATCCTCATTATTCTCAGAATAAAGCCCAGTTCCATCTATAACATAGCAAATCTCAAAGAATGAATGCTTATGGATTGGAGTACCAGGATGTTTCCTGTCAGCTCCCCAATAGTGTACACGGATAGAAAGGTCCCGTCCGACACAACAACTGGCTCCACGTTGTAAAGTTCGAATAGTAGTTGCTAAACTCATTAAGCATCCTCCTCTTTCAGTAAATCCATTTCTATTTTAAAACACCTACGAAAATAGAATTAAAGAACTTCTTCAGACGCTTCTTTTTGACTATATTTGTCTCCATGAGAACGAAATTGAGACTCCAGCTCTTCTAGCGTTTTACCTTTTGTTTCAGGTAAGAAGCCTTTTACAAATACGATTGCTATTACTCCTAGAGCTGTGAAAACGAAAAAGGTTGTTGATAAGCCAATCTTCTCAAGAAGCACCGGAAATGTTAAGCCAATAAAGAAATTAGCGATCCACAAGCAGAAAACACTAATTCCCATTCCTAATCCTCTTATACGTAAAGGAAAAATCTCAGCAAGCATAAGCCATGTTACTGGTGCAACAGCACCTTGCATAAAGGCGAGGAATGTTACTGTTAGTGATAGAACCACATAAGGAAGCATATCACTTCCAGCGAGTACATTAGAGAATATACCAATAAGTAAAAGGGAAGTAGTAGTTCCAGCAAGACCAACTAAAAGCATTGGTCTGCGTCGTACTTTGCCAAGCAACCAAATCCCGATACATACCGCAATAACAGAAATTAAGCCATTTGCGATATTGGCAATTAGAGCTGCTTCTGTTTCGAAGCCTGAATCCCTTAAAATTTGAGTACCGTAATACATAATTGAGTTAACGCCTGTAATCTGCTGAACAACTGCAATCCCAATTCCTAAAAATACAATACGTCGTATCCAAGGGATAGATAGATCCTTTAAAGAAGCCTGCTTTAGCTTACTGTCTTTTAAAACCGTTCCCTTAACTTCATCAAGCTCAATCTGAGCTTGATCTCTTGTACGAATTTTCTGGAGCACGGTTAAAGCTTCTTCGTTTTTTCCTTTTGAAATAAGCCAACGTGGACTTTCAGGCATTCTTAACATACCGATGAATAGAAATACAGCAGGTAAGGATGCAATGGCTAGCATATAGCGCCAAACGTTAACATCATCAGCCATCATGTTTCCTAATACAGCATTACAAGTGAAAGCTAATAATTGTCCTCCTACGATCATTAACTCATTTTGTGTAACCATTCTTCCTCTTCGCTCTACAGGCGATACTTCTGCTAGATAAGTAGGAACCGTAACAGATGCCCCTCCAACAGCAAGCCCTAATAGGAAACGAAAGATGACCATCACCGTTACATTAGGAGCAAATGTACATCCAAGCGTTCCAACAAAGAACAAAACAGCAAGATAGATAATGTTCTTTCGCCTTCCCATGTAATCAGATAGCCTACCTCCAACAATAGCTCCTATCGCGGCGCCCAGAAGGAGCGAACTAGCGACGACTCCTTCTGTGAATGCATTAAGTCCAAGTGTTTCAGACATAAAAGGCAAAGCACCGTTAATAACTCCTGTATCATAACCAAAAAGAAGTCCTCCGAAGGTTGAAATAACAATAATAGTAGTTAAGAATGACTTTTGTTTCCTCTCTCCACCCATATTGATCTCTCCTCTTAAAGTCTCTTGCTTTCTATGCCGAGCTCTATCAACCTTATATTGTTACGGAGACACTAGCTTTTGTTTCAAATTCTCTTGGTAACGTTTCTTTTAATATATCCATTGATTTTCTTACACCTGTGATTGGTTCCATTGTTAAGTCTTCCATCTCTAAAACAATAGGTCCCTTATAGCCTGTCATTTTTATAACTGTGAAAAATTCTTTCCACCATGCACTATCATGGCCATATCCAAGTGCAACATAATTCCAAGAACGAGATGCAAAGCTTTCCATTGGTTTTACATCAATTAATCCTTGCGCATCAACAATTCCTCGTTCTAACCGAACATCCTTCGCATGGATATGATAGATAGCATCGCCTAATGTTCGAACTGTTGTTATAGGATCCCCACCCATCCAGAACAAGTGGCTAGGATCAAAGTTCATACCTACCATATTTCCTACTTCATTACGAAGCTTAAACATTGTTTCTGCATTGTGCACGAGATTATATCCTAAATTTTCAATTGCAATTTTTTTAACTCCGTATCCCTCTGCCGATTTCACAGCTTTTTCCCAATACGGGAAGGCTACTTCATTCCATTGCCACTGGAGCATGTCAAAGTGCTGCGGTAAGATTGGATGTGTGATCCAGTTTGGTGTTTTATCATCCGGCCCTCCTCCAGGACAACCAGACATCATCACAACAGTCTCAACTCCTAAAAGTCCTGCAAGCTGAAACGTTTTTTCGACACCTACTTTGTGCATTTTTCCCTCTTGTGATGGATTCAACTGATTTCCTGAGCAGTTGAGTGCTGCAATCTCAATTCCTCTTTTCTTTAAGGAATCCATAAACTGCTCCCTTTTGATAGCGTTTTCTAATAATTCATCAACATTGATATGTGGAGCCTTTGACCAGTTTCCACATCCAAGTTCTAATGACTCTATTCCTAATTCCACACACTTATCTAGCATGTCTTCAAATGGCATATATCCTAAAATATCTGTTACTAATCCTGTTTTCATTCCCTATTCCCCCTTAAAAAGTAATTCCATGAAATCGCTATCATTTCAAAGTAAAGATAAATGACTGTTTCTATAAATTATTATAAAACAATACCGAGGAAAAAGTATTTGTACAATAAAGCCTTTATATTGTACTTTAAGGACTTTTTTATTTAATAACGAGGCTTTTGAAATAAAACCTATATCGACAAAAACCTAGATATAAAAGCAAGAAAAAGAGGCTTACCAAAAGTTCAAGGAACTTATAGATAACCTCTCAATCTACATTTTCTTATTGCTGATCTTTTTTATCACTTATTAATATTATAAGTGGAATCTCTCAAATTCTAAGAATCACAGAGCTCAAATTATCTACCGAACCCTTTCTTTTTTATCTATGCTCTATTACCAATTGATCTTTAGATAATATTCCATTAATTTTATCAATTAATAATGGAAGGTCTTTCATCGTTTCTATCGTAAAATCGGCCCCACTATCAAGAAATACTTGCCTTGTTTGGTTAATAGCTATCTTTTTATCATCAGGAGACAAAGCATTAAATTCACTTTGAGATAACCCCATTTCTGAGCTACCAACAATTACACCAACTGACCATACTCCTGCCTGGATTCCTTCTTTTATATCTGAAATTGTATCTCCAACTTTTATTACATGACGAACGGATGAAATTTTTAATTTTTCCATGTTTCTAAAAATCATATATGGATAAGGTCTTCCATAGGAGTTTGTTTCATCAGCTGTAATATAAAAGTCAGGTCCGTATCCTTTTTTTAAGGCATTAGGTACAACTACATCCATCATTTTATTTGTATATCCAGTAGTTGAACCTAACTTTAGCCCTTTTTCTCTTAGCACATTTACGACATTCACTACTTCTGGGATTGGATCTGTATATTGGGATAAGGATTGAAGTAATGCAGGCTCAAACTCCTCATATAAATTCTCTACATCCATTTCATTAAAAGCTCTTCCATAAAGCTCTTCCCAAAGCTTAGAGATTCTCGGCATGGACAGCATAGTCCTTATATGATCGATCTTCAACATTCCCATCGGCTTACGTGCTTCAGCTATCGTAACGTCGATTCCAGCTTGCTTGAAAATATCTACAAATACATTTACTGGTGCAAAGCATCCAAAATCTACAGTCGTTCCTGCCCAATCAAAAATAACACCTTCTATTTTACTCATTACGCCTTCACTCCCATGAATTCATTTATAATATTACATAACTGGTGGATATCCTCTTCATAAACTTCACCAATGTTACCAATTCTAAATGTATCTATGTCTGTTAACTTGCCCGGATAAATGACAAACCCTCTTTCCTTCATGTATCTATAAAAAGGTTCAAAACTAAAGTGTTCGTTTGGATATAGGAATGAGGTAATAATAGGAGACTGCTTTGCTTCCCCAATGTACGATTCAAATCCCATCTCCTTCATTCTTTTACAAAGAAGCTTATTATTGTTGACGTACCGATTATATCGTGCAGAAATGCCACCTTCTTCCGCGAGCTCATCTATAGCCTTAGAGAAGGCTGCCACCACATGAGTAGGGGAAGTAAATCGCCATTTCCCATCCTTATTCATTTCTCTCCACTGATCATATAAATCTAGCGATAAACTCCTAGAATTCCCCTCACAAACTTCTAAACTATCAATCTTAGCTATCACAAACCCAAACCCTGGAACTCCTTGAATACATTTATTTGCACTACTGATCAAAAAGTCAATCCCTAATGCGGGAACATTAATATCCATACCTCCAAAGCTACTCATCGCATCAATAATTAGCTTTTTATTAAAATCTTTTGCCACACGTGAAATCATCTCAATTGGATTTAAAATCCCGGTTGTTGTTTCACAATGAACCATGACAATATGAGTGAAGCTCTTATCTTCTTCCAGTAGGTTTCTAATTTTCTGCTCATCTGGATGTTCGTCATATTTTGTTGCCAACTCCACGAAATTCAGTCCTAGGTATGTTGCCATTTTGACGATACGCTCCCCATACGCTCCATTCGTAATGATTAGTACCTTGTCCTGTTTCGTTAATGCCGTTGTCATAACAGATTCTACTGCGAAAGAACCGCTCCCTTGCATTAATACAACAGTATAGTGTTCACTTGTTGCGTGGGCTAACTCCAAAAGTTCTCTTCTAATTTTCTGAGTGATGATTTTATAATCATCATCCCATGTACAACGATCAAAAAGCATCTCTTTTTTCACGTTTTCTGTTGTTGTCAATGGTCCCGGAGTTAAAAGTTTATATTGTTTCATAATCCTCGTCCCCTTTTATTTTGAAGAATTAAAAAATGCTTGATGTTTTTCGAGAAGCTCAACTGTCAATGGTTCTTTAAACACTTTATTATTAGCAGCTTTATTTTCTTCATCTACGGTCTCTCCTTCATACAAAGGAACAGGGTAATAGTTAATAAGTTCAGCTCTTGCATCTTCTACAATAACCTTTGCCATATCCATTGCCAGTTCTGTCTTCTTATCTTTTTTATTGATTACTGCTAATGATTCTGTATTAGAGAAATTCCCTTCAACAGGGTCAATGAAGTCTATAGGTGCTCCTGACTGCTTCACTTCCACTGCCTGATGACGAAGACCAAACCCTACAGCAACTTCTCCAGCCTGTACCTTTTTAATTGAACCTGAACCAGAGCTTTCTAAATGGGGCCCTGCATTCTCTACAATTCCTGCCATTACTTTCTTTCCTTCTTCTTCCCCATATTCACTGATGATGGCTTGGATCAACATCCATCCTGTAGAGGAATCCATAATATTAGGAATAGAAACCATTCCCTTATATTCCGGACTTGCTAAATCTTTAATGGACTTGGGTATATCCACCCCTTTTTGTTTCATCATTTCTGTATTAAAAAATACAGCGCCTGTATTAGCTAAGATGGGAGTATAAAAAGCTGGATACTTATCAATTGTTTTCGTTTCAAACGTTAAATCTTTAAACATTGAATGCTGCTCTTCGGCACTTTCTAGAAAATAAGAACTCATAGTGACTAAGTCAGCCTCTATCTGCTCTCCTTCAGCCATTAGTTTTCCTCCTAATTCAGATGTACCAAGAGATTGAATGATATATTTCCCTTCATACCCAGCATCTTTTAACGATTTCTCCATTGCTGCTATTGCTTCTTCATCTCCATTGGAATAAATCACAACTTTGTCATCGCCACTGTTTGCTGATTTTGCTCCACATCCTGCCATGATGACGACAAGTCCAATTAATATAATAAGTAGCCTTTTCTTCATCCTCATTTATTGTCCCTCACTTCATTAAGTTTTTTGAAATTGCCTCTTCTGTATAAAATCACAAATGAGTTTAACTACAATGTTTGTACAAAATATGAGTAAAGATAGTACGAAAATCTCGTTGAACTTAGCAAAATGCTGGAGTTCCTTAATTTCACTTGATACAAGAGATGTTTGTGCAGATACTAGAAAGATAATTCCGCTTACAGTTACCATAGAATTAATAAAATAGTAACTGAACATCTCGGTAACAGTGGAAGCCGAGTTCGGCAGAATAACACGATAAATTGTTTTAAACCAGCTATCACCAAGCAGACCACCTGTTGTCTCCCACGTAGGATTCATTTTAGACAGAGAGTTTTTTGCCATTAAATAAGGTGTCGTAAAATAGTGAACAATATTACAGAATATTATGATAATGAAAGTTCCTTTTAGGGTACTTTCATTGAATAATAAGAGATAAGAAAGACCAAGTACCATACCAGGTAACGTATTTGTAACCATAGATACAAGATCAAAAGTCCCTCTTCCTTTTAAGCTTGTCCTCGTATTTAAAATAGCTGAGCAATAGGCAATTACAATCCCTATAACCGTTGTAAAAATGGCCACAATGACAGAATTTTTATAAACCATGCTTAAACCACTCGTTGTAAATACATTAACAAAATGCTGAAATGTGAATGTTAAATTGTAAGGGAAGTTCGTTAAAAATGGTGCAATAAACATGACGAGAAAGATAGAAAACATCCCCACTACTACCCCAATAGATATGATTCCTAGAACACTATCTCGAACTCGATTTTGAATAATATCAATAGGAGTAAATTTATCATAGTGAAAATTGAAACGCTCTAAGTACTTGAGCAAAATAATAGCAAATAATGCTGGTAAAAGCATGAATACAGCAATAACTGCCCCATCACTAAAGTTTGGTATCGTTCCTAACATAACTTGATATAAGTGCGTCGCTACAACAGAATATGTTCCTCCAAGTGAAGCTGGTATTCCGTAATCTGTAAAACTTAGGATAAAGGAAAGAACAAATGCGCCTCCTAGTGTACCAAGCATTGGTCTTAAAATTGT
This region of Priestia filamentosa genomic DNA includes:
- a CDS encoding sugar ABC transporter ATP-binding protein; this encodes MHIKMNGIHKAFGTNQVLSGVDFELKEGEVHALMGENGAGKSTMMNILTGLHKRDQGTIFIDGKETYFKSPKEAEQYGIAFIHQELNVWPDMTVLDNLFIGKELKTPLGFLKMKEMKSLSKKQFEKLSVTIPLEQEAGLCSVGQQQMIEIAKALMTNAKVIIMDEPTAALTEREIQKLFEVINALRKEGVSIVYISHRMEEIFTICDRITVMRDGKTVDTKAIRETNFDEVVQKMVGRELTDRFPERAPTLGEKVLEVRNATRNGAFQKVSFSVKAGEIVGVSGLMGAGRTEIMRALFGLDKLDDGEILVNGQKVSIKNPYEAVKLGIGFITEDRKTEGLILDFSIRDNMALPNLKSFSKKGLIDDKTESEFVDLLIKRLQIKTESGKTSAKNLSGGNQQKVVIAKWVGIGPKVLILDEPTRGVDVGAKREIYQLMNELTDRGVAIIMVSSELPEVLGMSDRILVVHEGRITGELMKEEATQEKIMTFATGGN
- the rbsD gene encoding D-ribose pyranase → MKRKGILNSHISKVLADLGHTDLIAIADAGLPIPDHVPRIDLALTLGVPSYRDVVNAVTDDMVVEKVTIASEMSTQNQDVMQYMQERFTNTDIQEVSHEEFKHLTNNVKAVIRTGEVTPYANCILQAGVIF
- the rbsK gene encoding ribokinase, which gives rise to MSEIVVIGSSSMDLVVTSAIRPGAGETVLGESFKTVPGGKGANQAVAAARLGANVKMIGCVGDDHYGKEILVNFKENHVNVTNVKPVTGVGSGTAHIVLAEGDNSIVFVKGANDYITPEYVKSVIDDIKKAKIVLIQQEIPEETVEYVSDICEEYNIPLLLNPAPARPLSQDVINRATYITPNEHEAAVLFNNLSIEEALKKYPNKLFITEGKQGARYYDGEKEILVSSYTVDAVDTTGAGDTFNAALAVALVEGKNIEESLQFANRAASLSVTKFGAQGGMPTREEVEGAL
- a CDS encoding LacI family DNA-binding transcriptional regulator, coding for MATIRDVAKVAGVSVATVSRVLNENGYVHEDTRKRVETAMEELNYSPNEVARSLYKKKSKLIGLLLPDITNPFFPQLARGVEDEIQKEGFRLLFGNSDEQPEKELDYIHTFVQNNVVGIISATNDRSDTNYKDLSIPVVFLDQTSKDYPSVYGDGREGGRTAAKEMVKRGSKRITILKGPAHIQPAQDRFQGALEYLSESNVDFYVMGTTSFAFEEAKKWAKELFETYPDTDGVLASNDIVATAVLHEALRLGKSIPKEVQIIGFDDIPQSSLLFPSLSTMRQPAYEMGKEAACLLIKLMRKEYVEQNHVEMPVTFIERETTREVEVNE
- a CDS encoding Gfo/Idh/MocA family protein; this translates as MINGERKISRPLRWGMVGGGRLGQVGYKHRIGALRDNTAFILKAGAFDIDPERGKDFGINIGVEDSRCYPNYQAMFAEEAKLEDGVEVVSIATPNGTHYEITKAALEAGLHVICEKPLFFTSEEGEEIKRLAEQKGKIVGVTYGFSGNQMLLQMRAMIEQGKIGDIRIVDLQYTHGFSSTEDADKFSDAQKWRVDPKIAGPTFVLGDLSTHTYYMSQLIMPHMKVKKLLCDRQSFIHSRAPLEDNAFVSMHYENGAVGRLWTSSVNAGCMDGHRIRIVGSKASLEWWDSKPGELRYEVQGEPVQTLIRAMPYLDEQCNADERLGALHTEGLSESWANIYLKFAMAIDAKNHDDEETLRSLVYPDIDAGIDGIRWLENCVRSAENGSVWVDFADRPLLDVN
- a CDS encoding AraC family transcriptional regulator is translated as MSLATTIRTLQRGASCCVGRDLSIRVHYWGADRKHPGTPIHKHSFFEICYVIDGTGLYSENNEDFLLEKGTFFLSRPHHLHRIHKGNNLFLFWVAFEIEKENTSEKQQLLFEKLAIEDSIYIPNSEDNATVLLWKSLMQHAEQTSSADILNTLGVSLILSLQSLFCGIEDDQRPKPSYDKGRKIVEEAQRFIKDNLDQPLSLNDVACFFHISPRHLSRLFSETVGIPYTYYVRHERIREATKKIRSTSHSIQSIADECGFTSVHYFCRVFLQETSITPAEYRRRNQV
- a CDS encoding sugar porter family MFS transporter, which produces MGGERKQKSFLTTIIVISTFGGLLFGYDTGVINGALPFMSETLGLNAFTEGVVASSLLLGAAIGAIVGGRLSDYMGRRKNIIYLAVLFFVGTLGCTFAPNVTVMVIFRFLLGLAVGGASVTVPTYLAEVSPVERRGRMVTQNELMIVGGQLLAFTCNAVLGNMMADDVNVWRYMLAIASLPAVFLFIGMLRMPESPRWLISKGKNEEALTVLQKIRTRDQAQIELDEVKGTVLKDSKLKQASLKDLSIPWIRRIVFLGIGIAVVQQITGVNSIMYYGTQILRDSGFETEAALIANIANGLISVIAVCIGIWLLGKVRRRPMLLVGLAGTTTSLLLIGIFSNVLAGSDMLPYVVLSLTVTFLAFMQGAVAPVTWLMLAEIFPLRIRGLGMGISVFCLWIANFFIGLTFPVLLEKIGLSTTFFVFTALGVIAIVFVKGFLPETKGKTLEELESQFRSHGDKYSQKEASEEVL